A stretch of DNA from Enoplosus armatus isolate fEnoArm2 chromosome 15, fEnoArm2.hap1, whole genome shotgun sequence:
CAATGGTGGTTCTTCAATGCAGTTGTGCTTTAGttgctaactgtctcctggttgcagcttcatatttaatggacagatatgagagtggcattgattaactcatctaactcttggcaagaaagtgaatgagctTATTCCCAAATGTATTCACAAAATGTGTAACTATTCCTTTACCAAGAATGTTCTGCAGAAGTCAGCTACATGTTCCAACAGTACTGTGCTTGGATATCCTCCATCTTCATAGAATAGTTCACAACAGATCCTACAGCTCAACTGGTATCCCTGGATAGTTTTAGAGACCTCATTAAGGCCATTATTAATCttacagctgtttgttttaacagtgaTGCTCTTGACTAACACATTGATGCTTTTGATTAATACTTGATTAATACGATGGATGATTTTATTcttaataatgattattttcttttataactGTTGTCATACCTTCTTTTGTTAGGGCTTTATTTTAAAGTCTCTTTgttgttagccatgctagcagcattgGCTGTAAGGATGacaatgttggtctgtctgtttgttgGTCCTACCACTGTGGTCtagtctgaaatatctcaacaacttgtATTGGcatcatggtccccagaggatgaaccctaatgactttggtgatcccctgaacTTTCCTCTCTATTTGTCcaatacctgtaaaactaatgacattcccatcagcctcagttgtactttccATTTggtgcaaatgttagcatgctaatatgctaaactaagatggtgaccatggaAAACATTTACCTGCCAAAcattagcgtgttagcattgtcattgtgtgcatgttagcatgccaacattagcatttaagATAAGAACGACCCCACAGAGCCAttagcatagctgtagactcttattaTGAcgagacatacagtatatgtaaaaaaaataaaaaataaaaagaggtcCTGGTTCCACAATGTGTTCTTTCTGagtgtaaataaagtttgagtgaatgaatgacatTTTTGTGACTGTACTACTTTGGTGCAGCATTGCACTAATTCTCCAGATGTTATGATATTGAAAACTTCTTTCACTGAAGAATAGAGCTTGAACAAAAATTAAGAATCTCTCTTTCAAGGCAACACAGATTTGTGGACAGCAGGGGTGCaaataaattgtaaattaatttttactttaattactGCGAATTAACTGTCATGATTTGTGTAACTGTATTTAACAGAAACCCCCtgtacaataatatataattatgtgAATAAGTGTAAtaatacaattatataaaacagcagcaaaataattgattttaGTAGATTTTCTTAATTTAATCTTTTTGTAACAAATATGTTAAAAACCAGACCTGTTAATGACCTTGTCTTGCAGCTGTTCAGATTAAAATCGTTCCACCAGATAATTACCAATAACAATAGTAAAAACTACATCTACAGTAAAAGTATATCTTGAGTTTTGCTTTAGGTACTGGATACAAGGGGATCCCAACAACCGGTGAGCACAGGGTGAGGACTGTGGTGCACttatgaacatacagtatagacCCCCAAGTAGTCATGTGCATGGTGGTCCATATTCAGGCTGAATTTAAGTGTCAAACAACCCATCAtatgaggagagaggacaagCACACAGTTATCCTTCATAGTAGAATGTATTGTTTGTAAGTTTCTCTGCTCATGTATTAATACATGGAATATGTATAAACAACAGTGGCTCTTGCTTTGCATGAGTTTGgattttgtaatgttttcttgtttggcAACATTGAATCGTAGTGGATATAACTAAGAGTTGTTGGGAGTGGGAAAGAGAAAGTTATTGTTGAAAAACACTCACATGACTTATTACAACATTGTGTTAAACATTGTGTAAGCCCAAACATTGGacatcagcagaaacacacatcatgATGCTTCATTGCAGGATGCACAGGAAGAGTTGTGTAACTTGAATTTAGCAAAATGCAGCAGCCTGCAGGATAACTGACTTGGGAGAAGATTTATTTTCCAAGAGTCCAAACATAGAGCCACAGTTTCCAATGTAATTTAAATTATGGGTATGATTTACAGTTCAGATTACTCAGATTTTCTGTGAATAAATATTGTGTCTGGGATGGTTGAACGCTGTTTTGCTGAtagctgctgttgttattgGGATGTGAGTAtgacatttgatttcatttcatttccctcTTCAGCGGAATTTCAACAGATAGCTGAATAGACActttttcactcaaaaaaaaagtctacaaGATCTTATGCTAAATTTACAATTATTTCAAcattgtttggaaaaaaaattaagGTACATCTAATGCGGAACAAGTAAGATAATTATATGGaaattcttaaaatgttcatattcattAATGCCTGAGTGTTTGAccctatttattatttatttatggatttATATGCATTTTTATTAACCCCACTGGTGGTCATCTTAAACTGTTTTAAGCTGCACTTGTACTAaggagcatgttagcatgctgacgttaatCTTAAGCTCAAATCAACTATAATACCAcatcagtgcaacacatccTCACAGTTTTGAAGAAGTggcatacatgcacacacacacacacacacacacacacacacacacacacacacacacacaaaaccttcCAATGATGCCACCCATCGTTCCCCGCTTGTTCTTCATGCAACACTTAATTCTCTGAAGCAAACATCTGCATTGCTCTGAACATCACCGACTGATGAACTATTGTTTAGGGGTGGATTCACATTCATCGTCTTCGCAGATATAAAAGGGGACAAACAGGTCAGGgggcagagctgcagcactgcAATGGAGAATCTACAAAGAAGAACAGATGATGGGCAGAAAATATCATTTACACCAAATTTTTCACAAGTTTTCTTCAACACTGATCGACATTTTCGCTCTCGCTATGAACTATTTGGGCGAGGTACGACTTTAAAATCTTCTACAGTGTCTGACACGTTTCttactttctcttcctctgctgctttattttatcactctttctctcatcaAATGAACCTGTGGTTTTAAGTAATTTAGTGTTGTCATTTAAATGCCATTAAATGACCAGCATTGCTGAAGATAATTTATCAGGCCAAGCCTTACAACCAAGCCTCAATGATTGTAGCTTTAAAGTCATGTTCATCATAGTCATCACACTCTTGACTTCTATATAATCTTGATGAATTTCAATATTCACAGGTGGAGATGGAACTAACCGACTAGTTATACTGTGTCTGGGTCTGTTGAATGCTGTTTTGCTGATAACTGCTATTGTTATTGGGATTAACTGTGAGTATGACATTTATCAAAAAAGTTTCATATCCCTCCTCTGTGGAATTTCACTTTCATCAGATAGCTGAATAGACTCTTTTTCCCTCAAAAGTCGCAAGATCTTATTTCAacatgctttgttttaaggTACATTAAGGTACATTCAATGCAGAACAAGATAATTATATTGAAACTTTTGTTAAAATGTTCATATGTATGTGCATattctgtattatttttatggtttttaatgatttgtctttttttagctTGCTGTCCAGCTTTACAATGGAAATCCATGGAGAAATCTTTTaaatatcatttaaatgtatatgttCTCCTAATGAAAAGATACATTTTCACATACTTCTTAacaaaacagtgtaaaaacacacaatactCTTTACTTCTATTTTATGTCTTTGACTACATTACTGCACACAGTTTTGACACGCTTTCTTTgtgacaatgtgtttttcacctCTTCAGGTGCCAAAGTCAGAGAGGGATCCCTCCAGGTTTCCCACTCAGCTGCAACACAGCTCATCAGTGAGCTGAACTATCTCCGTAGCAACCACAGTGATGTGATGGAAGCTGAAGAGGAGGCCAAGAATGCGTTTGAGAGAGCGGTCAAAAACCATGCACAACTTAAGGTTACAATTGAGCAGCAGAAGACCATCAATGACGAGTATCAAAAACAGATAGAGGCACTACTAACAGAGAAGACAAATCTGCAGTCCAATATATCGGCTTTGGGTGAGACAGacttgtattattgtttttgattAATCTGTTAACTTTGAATACTGAAAAACACCTAAAGTGACAAGAAATCTTTTATTTCTCCTAGAAGGAACTTGTGGCAGATGCCTCCCCAGCTGGATTCTTCTCAACACATCCTGCTATTTCTTTTCTTACATTGAGTTCTCCACTGTCAAAAAGAACTGgccagacagcagagcagactgTGTTAGTCGTGGAGCTGACCTGATTGTGATCGATAACCAGGAGGAGCAGGTGGGTTGAAAACAAATTAGAATTTTACAATTGAGCCCTTTACAAATGTCAATTTCTTTGTGTGCTTACACAGAAGTTTGTGAGTGACAGCattgaaaatctgaaaaaaggCAACATCTGGGAGAACGGATTCTGGATTGGTCTCACGGACACAGAGTCAGAGGGGACATGGGTCTGGATTAATAATGTCACAGAGGTGGAACAAAGGTGAGAGCAGCACTACTCATAATGCTGTAGTATTTATGGAGTATTATTGATTGCTCTTTTGAATGATTTGATTTTCCAAAGGTACTGGATGGAAGGAGAACCAAACAACATCGGACAACTGGGAGAAGACTGTGGGGTCGCAGTTTATGGCCCCAATAATCCCTGGAAGACACGTTACGATGCCAGTTGTCAGGGACAGAAACATTGGATATGTGAAATGATATCAAGCTAGAATCAGAAAGtactgcagaaaacacaagcatATATTTGTAACTctttaaaaaaggaataaaacacCTTTAAGATTGGTCTCATGTTTctgggcatttttcactttcaatgATTATTAACTCCAGCAGTCAGCACCAAGTCCTCATATGCAGAGTTTTGCAGAATAAAGTGCATCTCAGTATGATATTATTGACAATCATCCATATTCAAGTCATTCTTTTAAGGTTCACACTTTATGTATATGTGGTATGGCAACACACGGTCTGTCGGTCGTTCCACCACTTAGGTCCCCCTCAGGCTGAATGGTaatgaccccctgacttttaaTAAAGAGGGAGTCAACATGGCTGTTAATCATTTAAATTGAATCTTCAACAACGAGGTCCAGTTCTTTGAACCAGCTGTCAACAGaaaccaagaaaagaaaatgaacagtgCTCAACCTAAATGATTTGACTCAGAGTGTGCAGACctaagaacaaaacaaaacaaatactgtgaaTCTCTCAAGatttacaaacatacagtaaaatctAAATGACATGCACAAGGCTTGTCTTGTCTTGCACAAGGCTTCTGCCCCCCATATTTAAAAGTGGTGACAGAATGGACCCAAACAACTTCATGAAATACTGGAGAGTGGAAAGAGGGTAAAAGTATACAATTCCATCAAAGTCATGTACTCAAGCAGTAGGTGTGCAGGATCAAACACCACTGGCTTCTTCCCTTATAAATGGactgatataaataataaaaaaatattacagtCTAATTTTATGTgatattcaaatcaaatgtttattGTATGCTGATGATTTAGTTAGATGATTTTGAGAATACTTTGCCACACTTGGgccttgaaaataaatgttattaaaacCAAAGTAGTTTTCATCCagaaaaggcacaaaaaaaTCACTATTGGAAACATCCCtattgaacaaacaaacaacttttGTTCCTAAAATGAATTTAGGAATATGCATCCTGTAAGCAGAGTATGGGCTGAAATAattagattttgacacagggacCTCAAGATTAGGTAAGACAGCAGGACAGACCTTAAAGCCCTCATCATGTCGGTAGATCTTGTGCTTTAGTAGAGCATATTCTGATATTACCAAACAAAATTACAGtcaatcaaattaccacaaactaattGACACAGTGAACGTGGGGCTTTTGGGGACAGTAACCATAGTCACTGGCCtgacttaaaaaaacataaataaagacagGGTTGTTAAAGAGAGAGCCATTATGAGACTCATTTATTCAATTTAACCCTGAACTAGGCCTCTACTTTGGGTGCTTGCCTTGAATTATTTCACAAGAGGAAGCATAACCATATCCTGTGCATATGGAATCAGTTGGGAAAGTAGATGTTACTTCTTAGGTATTACCAGTAAGAATTTCACTTCTCTTTTCTCATGCTGAACACGGATTATCAGAAATTGTTGATGAGCTCAGAAATGGTAGCTTCAACCATCAAAACAGGGCAATGTCCGGACAAATCACCTCTCACATGCAATACTCTCATATGACTGATCTCAGCTAAACAGTCagaatggagaggagagaactATCATGTGGTCAATTAGATGGTGGATTTAACTCACTGATTTGTCAGGAGGACTTGCACGACGAGGAGCATCCTTACCCCACCTCCTACCAAGACAGACAACGAGGTACAGTGAGTTAAAAGTTATCATTAAGGGTGGTATCAGGCTCTAAAGTAGTGCAGAAGAAAATATGTTGATGGGTTGATGGTATGAGTTAGCGCTGTGTGAATGCTTTGCATGGCTCTGATTTTCATGATAAGTAAAGTCTATATAATAAAGCATGTAAAGCTCAACCACTGGTGAGTGAATTGTTAGCGCAGTTTGATACAGTTTGGAGCTTTATGGTATTGATTAATCATCTCTCTGTCTAGTGTCCATGTCCAGTACGACACCTTCGAGACACTGCAGACTGGCCACAGTGAGCCTGGCGCTACTCGCTGCTGTTCTACTAATAGTTGATATCAGTCTGGGGGTCCACTGTAAGTCAATGTGTACAGTGCTCATTGGGATTATTGATTAATCGCTTGTATGTAACATCAGGAAATAGTGAAAAGGTAATGCCctcaaatgtattgttttgtccaaatagcagtccaaaacccaattTGAATTGTAAgtagcaaattctcacatttaagatTCAGAAACCATAAAATGTTGGGCATTTCTGCCAAAaacgatgaatcaattaattttctgtcgatagCCTAATCAATTGATTGCTGTAGCCCAAGGTAACAACCCACTAATGCCCAGATATTAATTTTACAATGTTATAAAACAGGGGGAAATTAGCATTATCTTCAcaaggagaagctggaaccaggaaacatttgcttgaaaaattacttagGTTTTCAAAATAACTGCCAAGTAGTTTTCTGTAGATCAACTAATAGATGAATccaattgtttcagctctaccgTTGATGAAATGGAGTACAGAAATGGTAGAAATTGATGGCAGAAAGCACTATTTTTTTGCTAATGTTAAACCTTTAAGCCTAGGGCATGTATAAGTTATTAATAATTTTGGAGTGCATTCATCTCCTGTAAATAGTCTTTTTTAGCTGAAGAGTGTTTTTCCATACTCCAACTCATCATATTTGGCTGAGAggcatttttcagttttatttataaattcTGCCTCTGTAGTCTTTCAGTGGATTTTCTCAGTGGTAGAGTGGTAGTTCTGGGATAGACTACAAAGCGATTATGAGGGATCCCTGATATGAATAATattgtggttttgtttattcaaaTATGGGAGCTTGACCTTTAGATCAGGACGGGGATCCTAGATATTAATATGTGTCAGGTAtaagagaaatgagagagaaattaGGTAATAAAGAAAGCATAACACTATTTGTCCTTGCAGACAACAAACTCAAAGATACCCACCTCACACTTGATGATACGGAACGCATCGGCAATGAGCTGACCAAACTCCAGGATACTTACAAGACCGCAATCCATACCATGACGGGTTACAAGAAGCAGCTGGACAGTGAGATGAGTCGTCAGACACAAACCAACTGGGAGCTTGAACACCAGACAAAAAGAAGCACCGACTATGAAGCGCAGATTGTTAAAATGACGACGGACATTGCAGCACTGAGATCCCACTTACCAATGATTAGTGAGACCTGTTTGACTATTATTGGATATCATAAACATGTTAGAAGCATACTGACGTGTTCCTATTGTTGTTTTATAGTATGTTTCGTGTtattcactgttgttttctttggcaaCAGATAACGGCTGCAAACACTGTCCATCAGGATGGATTTTGATGGACTCAGTGTGTTACTACTTCCCTTTCTCTGACGCTTCTGGATTCAAATCATGGCAAAAAGCCAGAGACTTCTGCCAGATGTATGGAGGCAATCTTGCAGTCATAGACACCAAAGACAAAGAGGTAGATAATCAACATCCAATTCACAATTCTTTGTCcatgaaagttttttttattttatttctgtttatatgTCTTATTTCTTAGAACTTGACTGTAAATTATTTGATACATAATCAAGACTCCTCAAACCAAATGATGGGTTACTGGATTGGACTGAGAGACGTTCACAAGGAAGGGACTTGGAAATGGTTGGATGGGACAAGACTGGTCGAGGGGTAAGAATTAAATATGTTACATGTTGTATTTGTAGGAATTTCTCAGCATGACGTGTCACTGCTGGGTCAGTTTCTGGTACGTCATGCAGGTTTCCAAAGATctcaattttcattttcacaagtAAACAAATGATGGTATCCTCCTGCATGATCAGATGGAGTAAGAAGGGGTTCTATGCATTTTCcctaaacaaaaacattaacaaagaGTTAGTTAGTGCTCTCAACTCCATTGCCTTGGAATAACATAACTCtgacaaacataaaaagaagaTTTGCTGCGTACTGTAATGGATTACTGATCACAAGCAAGTGtcttcatgtcatttttcatacCAATGTGACATGAGCAGACACAATTGGCAGCCTGAGAGTTAGGAAAATGTGTTCAACAAGCTTGCTTACACACTGGATTGGTGTGCATCCAGACCTGTAGGAGACTATTaactttttagctttttatttaaaaaaacaactctgtgGATAATTATAAAGAATTTATTTAGAATTTAATAAAATAGGCCATTTGAAATTTCATCTGAGGAACCTACAATTCAACTAGGGGCTCTCTGACAGGTGATtttaaacactgatttaaatgtGGCAGCCTTATTTACAACTCGATGCATAATGTGGGCT
This window harbors:
- the LOC139297897 gene encoding CD209 antigen-like protein D — its product is MENLQRRTDDGQKISFTPNFSQVFFNTDRHFRSRYELFGRGGDGTNRLVILCLGLLNAVLLITAIVIGINCAKVREGSLQVSHSAATQLISELNYLRSNHSDVMEAEEEAKNAFERAVKNHAQLKVTIEQQKTINDEYQKQIEALLTEKTNLQSNISALEGTCGRCLPSWILLNTSCYFFSYIEFSTVKKNWPDSRADCVSRGADLIVIDNQEEQKFVSDSIENLKKGNIWENGFWIGLTDTESEGTWVWINNVTEVEQRYWMEGEPNNIGQLGEDCGVAVYGPNNPWKTRYDASCQGQKHWICEMISS
- the LOC139298041 gene encoding CD209 antigen-like protein C; translation: MSSTTPSRHCRLATVSLALLAAVLLIVDISLGVHYNKLKDTHLTLDDTERIGNELTKLQDTYKTAIHTMTGYKKQLDSEMSRQTQTNWELEHQTKRSTDYEAQIVKMTTDIAALRSHLPMINNGCKHCPSGWILMDSVCYYFPFSDASGFKSWQKARDFCQMYGGNLAVIDTKDKENLTVNYLIHNQDSSNQMMGYWIGLRDVHKEGTWKWLDGTRLVEGYWNDGEPNNVNNEDCAVVYPRKNFFKAWNDVKCEAKQKWICEKAPTSMR